In Magnetococcales bacterium, the genomic stretch TGACCGGGTTCCCGAAAAAAAAAGATAACTGCCCAGACCCCTTTTTTCTTTCAATAATTCATTGACCTATTTCTTGGCCCGTTTCTGGTCAAGCCAGCGAACGGACATCAAAATGAACCCAAGGACGATGAAAGCGCCCGGAGGAAGAATGAAACCGATGGCTGGATGATAGGAAGCCCCCAAAACGTCCATGCCGAAAAATTTTCCCGACCCCAGAAGTTCACGGGAGGCCCCGAGAAGAACAAGCGCCAGAGTGAACCCCAAACCCGTTGCGATCCCGTCGATGGCGGAATCGAGGGCATTGTTTTTCGATGCAAAGGCTTCGGCCCGTCCCAGAATGGCGCAATTGACGACGATCAATGGGATAAAAATTCCCAATACCTTATGAAGATCAAGAAAAAAAGCGTTCATCGACAGGTCGATGATGGTGACGAAACTGGCGATGACGATGACATAGGCAGGTATCCGGACGTCATTCGGAATATAATTGCGTATCATGGAAACAACGACGTTCGAACCAACCAGGACAAGCATCGTGGCAACGCCCATCCCGATTCCATTGATTGCGCTGGTGGTAACCCCGAGCAGGGGACACATTCCCAGAAGTTGCGCGAAGACGACGTTATTGTTCCAAAAACCATTTTTGATGATCGTTGAGGTTTCGCTCATGGTTTGTTCTCCGTCGCCGCCTTTTCCCCGGAAGCCGCCCTGGCGAACAGTCTGGCTTCGTTTTCCTTGAAATATTCCAGTCCCCGCTTGACAGCGCCAACCACGGCCCTGGGGGTGATGGTCGCGCCGGCAAACTGATCGAAATCACCACCATCCTTCTTGACCCCCCACTTGGTATTGGTCAACGTCTTGCCCTTGAAGGCATCGGGCCAGTCGGTCAGGGTGATCTTGTCGCCCAAACCCGGAGTTTCCTTGTGCGACAGCACCTGGATCCGGGTGACGGTTCCACCGGAGGCAATGCCCATCAGAATTTCGATGTCGCCCGAATAGCCGTCGGGAGCGATCACGGTGAAGGCGACGCCAAGGTCGGCATCCCCCTTGCGTCCCCGATAAATGGTCACCGGTCGGCCCTTTTTCTCCAGACGGGTATCGGTGACGGTCATGGAATCCTTGTCCGGTTCATTGTCGAAGCCTTCCGGCAATACCAGACGCAAACCATTGAGCAGTTCCTGCCGCTTGGCCTCGGCGATGGGTTCTCGGGTGATGGCATCCGTTCCAGCCAGCAGGGCAGTGGCGACCAGACCGACCACCATGAGGACCAGACCCATTCTGAAAAAATCAGGCATTGCCAACTCCTAGACGTTCTTCTTGTCCTAGACGTTTTTCTTGGCTTTTCCGTACACGACCGGGCGGGTGTATTGATCCAGCAGCGGCACCGTGGCGTTCATGATGACGATGGCAAAGGAAACCCCTTCCGGATACCCCCCCCAGGTACGAATGATATAGGTCAACAGTCCACACCCCGCCCCAAAGACGATCTGTCCCAAAGGCGTGACGGGCGAGGTGACCATGTCGGTGGCCATGAAAAAAACTCCGAGAACCAGACCACCCGTGACCAGATGAAAGAGGGGATCGGGATATTTTCCGGAATCGATCATCCAGAAGAGGGCCGCAGGGATCAGGCAACCCGCGAGCATCGACACGGGAATATGCCAGGTGATGATCCGTTTTTTCAGAAGATAAAGTCCACCCAGGGCCAGAAGAAAGGCGGAGGTTTCACCGAGGGACCCGGAAATCAATCCCCCTGTGGCGTTGAAATAACTGAATCCATAGTTTCCGCCCAGGGCTTCCTGGACTGTTTTTCCAAGACTGACCTCGATGCGATACTGACCCAACGGGGTTGCGGAACTGACTGCGTCCAGGACTTCCCCCGGGGCCAGATGACCCGAAAAGATCAGGGCAAGGGCATTGCCAAAGGAAAGGGCCGCATCACCGAACAGGCCAGCCGGCTGGGGCCAAGTGGTCATTTCCACGGGAAAGGAGATCAACAGAAATACCCGGGCGATCAGGGCAGGATTGAACATGTTCTGCCCCAATCCCCCATACACCTGCTTGCCCAGAAGGATGGCGAACACTGCCCCAACGACACAGATCCACCAGGGAGCATGTGGCGGAAGGGTCAGGGCCAGCAACAGACCCGTCAAGGCCGCCGAACGATCGCCGATGGTGGATGGCCGCACCCGCATCTTGATGAGCAGATGCTCGGTGGCCATCGCCGACAAGGTGGTGATCAGAATCACCAGAAGCGCGGGCCAGCCAAAGACCAGGACCGACAGGGCGGTTGCGGGCATCAGGGCCCAGATCACCGATTCCATGATCCGGGGTATCGAATCTCCTCCATGCACATGGGGCGAGGAGGTAAACATCAGGTTTGATGAACTCATGGACCGTTCCGTTTCCAGTTCCTTGAACGAGGGATGGTGGTGCAAAGCGCATCCCGGATCGGATTCACGTTGCTGCCTTGGCGGACTAGGCTTCCTCCCGTGCCACCTTCGCGGTTCCTCCAGTCGCTTTTTTCGCGGCCATTTTGGCCTTCATCTCTTCCTTCTTGCGTTCCTTTTCTTCCTTCTCCCGCTGAAGGCGTTCCTCGCGCGACCGGGTCCGTTGTTTGGTCAGTTCGCGTTTTTTGTTCTCCCGCTCTTTGGCCTGCCAGGAAATCTTGCCAAAGCGAAAATAATGGACCAGCGGAATATTCGCGGGACAGACGTAGGCACAGGAACCACATTCGATGCAATCGAACAGATCGACGTCGGGCAGCAGCTCGATCTGATCGGTCTTGGCAAACCATGCCATGGTACAGGGGACCAGGTTCATGGGACACGCCGCCACGCAGTTGCCGCAGCGAATGCAGGCATGTTCCTTCTTTCCCGAGGATTCATGACGCAAGAGCGCCAGGATTCCCGAAGTCCCCTTGACGACCGGAACATTGGTCTGGTGCAGGGCCAGACCCATCATCGGTCCCCCCATGACAACCTTGACCGTATCCGGCTTCAGCCCGCCGCAATGCGCCAGGACATCATCGACACTCGTCCCGATCAACAGCTCCAGGTTGGCGGGCCGTGCGATTCCGTGTCCCGTCACCGTGACGATCCGTTGCACCAGGGGCCGGCCCAGCCTGAGGGCGTTGCGAATCGCGACCGCCGTGGCCACATTGTGGACGATCACCCCGACATCGACCGGCAATCCCTTGGAGGGAACCTGACGTCCCGTGACCACTTCGATCAACTGTTTTTCGGCCCCCTGGGGATACATGACCGGCAGGGTGACAACCCGAATGTCGGAGTTTCCCGCAACCGCCTTGTTCATGATTTCGATGGCCTCCGGTTTGTTGGCCTCGATACCGATGACGCACGCCCTGGTTTGCAGGGCATGAAGCATGATGCGAATCCCCTCGACCACCTCCTGGGACCGTTCTTCCATGAGACGGGCGTCGCAGGTAAGATAGGGTTCGCATTCGACCGCGTTGATCAGCAACAGGTCCACCACCTTGTCCCGTGGCGGAGACATCTTGATGAAACTGGGAAAGGTGGCGCCTCCCAACCCCACGATGCCCGCGTTCTTGATCCGGTCGCGAATGACGGCGGGATCAAGCGCAAGGGGCGCGAGAGGATCGTCAATCCCCTTGAGTTCGGGATTCCAGGCATCGGCGCCATCGGATTCGATCACCACGCATGGCATGGTCAGTCCGGACGGGTGGGCAACGGGTCGTTCCTCGATGCCAATGACGGTGCCCGAGGTCGGGGCGTGAACCGCCGCCGAAACGAATCCACTGGCCTTGCCGATCAGATCTCCCTTGAAAACCTTGTCCCCTTCCTTGACTACCGGTTCGGCGGGCGCCCCAAGGTGCTGATGCAGGGGGACGACAAGCCGTTTGGGCAACGGCATTGGTTCGATGGCGCAACGCTCGGAAAGTTCCTTGTGCCCGTCGGGGTGGATGCCCCCATGAAATCTTTTCAAGACAGAAGCTGCAATTCCCATTACCGTGGCCCCAGTTGTCCGTAAAGCGGTCAATCCTGTTTCATCCATCCACCGGTCGTCATCGGGTCAATGAAGGACGGCCCGATCGACCGGCTTTTCCCACATCCACGAGGAGGGGGTCACCGGAACGGGAATCATTTCGATGCAATCCACCGGACACGGTTCGACACACGCCTTGCAGGCGGTACACATGTCGGCAACCACCGTATGCGACTGCTTGTTGGCGCCGATGATGGCATCCACGGGACAGACCTTGATGCAGGCGGTACAACCGATGCACGCCTCTTCATGGATGAAGGCCACCCTGGGTCCGGTATCGACTTCCATTTCGACGGTCGCCACCCCAAGCATGGCGGCGATTTTTTCCATGGTTTCGATGCCACCCGGGCTGCACAGACCGACGTTGGTCACATCACCGCTTGCCAGGGCCTCGGCATAGGGCCGGCAGCCGGGAAAGCCACAGTTGCCGCAGTTGGTGGCGGGAAGGAGCGCCGTCAAGCCATCGACCTTGGGATCCCCTTCAACGTGAAATTTCTTGGCGGCGAACCCCAGTCCCAATCCCGCGGCCAGAGCCAGCCCTCCCATGCTCAATACGGCTTCGATCATGACAAAAAAACTCCGAAATTACAATAATTTCAAGACATCAGGTTCATTTGACGATACCGGAGAATCCCATGAACGCCAATGACATCAGGCCGGCGCTGATCAGGGAAATGGGTGATCCCTTGAGCAAAGCGGGAACATCGGACAGATCGATCCGTTCACGCATGCCGGCAAATAGAATCAGCACCAGTCCGAATCCCATGCCGGCGCCGGCGCCATAGATCGAGGCTTCAAGGAAAGAGTGTTCCTTCTGGATGTTGAGAATGGCCACCCCGAGGACACAGCAGTTGGTCGTGATCAGGGGAAGATAGATCCCCAGCGCCGCGTAGAGGACGGGACTCGTCTTGTGGATGACCATTTCGGTGAACTGAACCAGGGCGGCGATGATCAGAATGAAACAGATGGTCCGCAGATATTCGAGTCCCAGGGGCGCCAGGATCATCTTTTCGGCAGCCCAGGAGATGGCCGAGGCCAGGGTCATCACGAAGATTACCGAGTAGGTCATGCCGATGGCGGTTTCGACCTTCTTCGAAACGCCGAGAAAGGGACAGATTCCCAGAAACTTCGTCAAAACGAAATTGTTGACGAACACGGTACTGATGAGAATGAGAAGAAAATCGGTCATGGCATTGGACTTTAGTTTTCGCCGCCAAGGCTTGGATGTTGATCATGCCCCACGACCACCTGCTCACGGGGGTTCCGTTCGACGGGTGCCCCGTTCGACGGGGAGAGGATGGGGCCGGGAACCGACGAAACCCGGAGGATTGACGCAACCGGTTTTTCCAGTCGCTCCGATGCAATCTTGTACCTCATCTTCCACGCGATCGGCAACGCAAAATCTTTTCTTTCCTCCATTTTTTTCTCTTGTTATAAAGATGTTATAAAACCGCTTCCGCCACTGGTTTCCCGATGGCGCCCTTGACTCTCCGGACGGGGACGATATGCTTCTCGTCGCGGATTCGATCAATCAACTTGAGGCCCTTTCCAGGAGATCCCGATGCCTGTTGTCACGGAAGCGCAAATTCTTGATGCATTGAAAAAAGTAGTCGATCCCGATCTGCGGCGCGATATTGTCGGCCTGGGGTTCGTCAAGGATCTGAAAATCGACTCGGGACGGGTTTCCTTCAAGATCGAATTGACGACGCCGGCCTGTCCCGCCAAGGAACGGATGCGCCGGCAGGCCCTCGACGCGGTGATGGAGGTGGCCAATGTTTCGCGGGTGGACATCGAAATGACGGCAAGGGTTCGCGCCGCGCCCAGAAACTCGACCCCCAACCTGATTCCAAACGTCAGGAATGTCATTGCCATCGCTTCGGGAAAGGGGGGGGTCGGAAAATCGACCACCGCGGTCAATCTGGCCCTGGCTCTGGCCCAGACCGGAGCCACGACTGGCATCCTTGATGCCGATATTTATGGTCCAAGCCTGCCCAAGATGCTCAAGGTCGAGGGACGTCCCGACCCGGAAGAGGGCAAAAAAATCACCCCGGCGGAGGCCTACGGACTCAAAGTGATGTCCATGGGGTTCTTCATGGATGAGGATACCCCGGTGGTCTGGCGCGGCCCGATGGTCGGCATGGCGGTGGAACAACTCCTGCGCGATGTCGATTGGGGTGAACTGGATTATCTGGTGATCGATCTGCCCCCGGGAACCGGCGACGCCCAGTTGACCCTGACCCAGAAGGTCCCCATCACCGGGGTCGTCATCGTCTCGACCCCCCAGGATGTCGCCCTGGCGGATGTCAAACGGGGAATCAACATGTTCCGCAAGGTCGATACGCCCGTTCTGGGGATTGTCGAAAACATGTCCTATTTCCTGTGTCCCCATTGTGGCCATCGCTCGGAAATCTTTTCCCACGGTGGTGCGCGACGGCAGGCGGAGGCCTTCGGCATGGAGTTCCTCGGAGATATTCCCCTGGACGGGGCCATCCGTGAAGACGCCGACTCGGGAATCCCCATCGTGATCGCCCACCCCGACAGTCCGCAGACGCAAAAATATCGGGAAATCGCTGCACGAATCGCCGCCATCATCGCCACCCTGGGCTTTGACGGTCCGGCTTTTCCGGAAATCATCGTCGAATGATCTCCGTCGTCCCATGGATCAAAATCCCCCTCCCTTCATCTCTTCCTGATGGGGGGGGGGACCTTCAATCCTTGGATCGTCCCATCCCCATGGAGCGCAAGAGCGGAGAATATTCTTCGATGTGGTGTCCAACAAGATCATTAAGGTGAATCTGGGTTTCGATCACTTCCTCGATGGACAACTGGACATGATCCAGGTACGTTTTCCCCAATGAAGTCATCGCCGATGATTGAATGTCGAAGACCTCGGGAATGGTCATCACCCGGCGCATCAGATCCAACTGTCCCAGTCGCATCGACATGAGATCGGAGGATGTTTCCAACGTCAAATTGGCAATCTTCTCTACCGCATGATTGGCGATACGTTGTGCGTCCGACATGGAATTTCGCAAAGAAAAATAGGCGTTCGACAAACTTTTCGCGGCCTGTACCACCATGACGAATCTCCCGTTCAATCCAACCTACCGACACACCCCAAAGGGGCGACCCATGTGACGTGTTTACCCTGCGATGTCATGAAAAAAAAGATTTCCGCCATCGATCATGATTTCATGTTGCAAAGCAGCATAGCCGATCGATTAATGTGAATCAATCCTCCTCATGAAAGGATAGGAATTTTTTTTACCATCGTATTTTGTGTTCGTTCTTATTGAAAAAAAATCGCGAAGAGGGGCCTTCAAGGCCAACCTGAAAGGGGTGCCGCTGGTCCTTTCAGGTTGCCTGGAAGAATCATGAGAGAATGCTCAACGGCCTTTTTTCTGTTCCAGCCATTTGTCGAGGGTTGGCTGGGTGATCAGACAAATGCCTCCCTGGGTGCGATGGAACCATTGGGCATCTTCCTCGGGGTCAAGGCCGACCACCAGGCCATCGGGGATTTTGCAATCTTTGGCCACGACGACCTTTTTCAAGGTACAACGACGACCGATGTCGGCGCGTGGGAGAATGACCGAATCCTCCACCAGACCGTAGGAGTTGACGCGCACGTCGCTGAACAGCAGGGACCGGCGTACCGTCGAACCCGAGACGATGCAACCGCTGGAAACGACCGCATCCAGGCCCATGCCGCGACGATCGTTGTCGTCGAAGACAAATTTGGCGGCGGGCCGTTGTACCTGGTAGGTCCAGATGCTCCAGCGCGGATCGTAGAGGTTGAGGGCCGGGGTGACGTGGGTCAGATCGATGTTGGCCTCCCAATAGGCATCCACCGTTCCGACATCGCGCCAGTAATTTTCGACGTCGGTGGACTCGCGGACACAACTTCTGGAGAAGCGGCTGGCATGTACGTTATATCCGTTGGCGACCATGAAGGGGATGATATCCTTGCCAAAATCATGGCTTGAATCCTTCAGTTCCGCGTCGCGCAGCAGTTGCTCCCGGAGCACCTTGGCGTTGAAAATATAGATGCCCATGCTTGCCAGGGCCTGATCGGGCTTGTCGGGGATGGGGGCGGGGTTGGTGGGCTTTTCGGTGAAGGTGATGACACGATCGGAGGCATCGACACCCATGACGCCGAATTCCCTGGCGGCGTCGAGGCTGGTTTCGACACAGGCGACCGATATGTCGGCATCGTTCTGGATGTGCTCTTCCAGCATCAGGGAATAGTCCTGCTTGTAGATGTGGTCGCCTCCCAGGATGAGGATATAATCGGCCTTTTGACTGTCGATCAGGTCAAGGTTTTGGAAGACGGCATCGGCGGTTCCCTCATACCAGGACTGGGTGTCCGACTGTTGCGCTGGCCATACCTGGATGAATTCATTGAGTTCGGAACGGAAAAACCCCCACCCGCGTTGGACGTGCTGAATCAGGTTGTGGGAACGGTACTGGGTGGCGACGCCGACGCGGCGGATTCCGGAGTTGACGCAGTTGGACAGGGGAAAATCGATCAGGCGGTATTTGCCCCCGAAGTAGACGGCGGGTTTGGCCTCGTTGTCGGTCAGGTCCTTGAGCCGTGTTCCCCGTCCTCCCGCCAGTACCAGGGCAAGTGTTTTTCTCAAGGCATCGTTGATATGGGGTTTGGCATGTTGCGGCATGTTCGTGTACTTTCTGAATTTTCAGGTCTTTAAGATCGACCGTTGACAGTCTTTGATGACTCCCGGGTTCCCGGACGCATGAGTGGCTTGTTGGATGATTCGCCACGAAACGTTGCGCGGCTTCCGGGTGACTCCGGGTCACGCCACCCGCGTGGTGTTGCTCATGATCATCCGGTCGGTGTCCATTGTTTCACACTTTGTATAACACACCCGGTCGATGCACGCCACCGCGACAAACGTCAGGAGGTATAAATCGTGGCGATAAAACGGCCAATCGATTCAAAATAGGTTTGCAGTCCGTGAAGCATCAGATCGTTGTGTCCGGCATGGGGGATGGGCACCATGTTCTTGTTCGTGGCGCCACAGGCATCGAACAGGGCCTGGCCATCGGAAATCGGGATCAGGTCATCGTTGCGACCATGCAACAGAAGGGTCGGCGTGGTGATGGAGCGCATTTTTTCCAGGCTGGAGAATCCCTGGGATTCGTTGGCTCCCTGAAGGGACAGTCCGCTCAATCGTTCGATGAGGTCGATGGTGTATGCAAAGGCGCTTTCGAGGATCAATCCGCGAATCCCTTCGGGACGACGGAAGGCGATTTCGATGGCGGCGGCGCTGCCCATGGAACGGCCCATGGTGAACACGGCGGGCAACCCGCCGACAAGTGGTCCGACGATCTCCCGCAAATGGTCGAAAACCGCCACGGCATCCCGCAGAAGGGCCGTGCCGCCGGGAATGCCCGTCGATTGGCCATAACCACGGAAATCGACGACGAGAAAATGAATACCCATTCCGGTATAGAATGTTGAAAGCTCCTCGTAGTCGGCGGCAATTTCACCATTGCCGTGCCAGTAGAGCAGCAACGGACCCGGACCATCTCCGGCACGGTAGAGCCTCCCTCCCAGGGAGACCTCCTTCTCCACGGGAAACAGCAGTTCATGGGCGTTTGTCGTGGAAGGATAGCCCTGTTCATCACGGGGATGGAACAGAACGCGGGCAATCCGGGGATGATCGATCAGGGGTGGCTGGCTCATGGAAGCTCCGGTCGAGTGGGGACATCGTGACATGCGTCGCGGCATGGGGCTGGGGACATGGTATCCAGGAATTGATGGACATCAACGAATATTTTTCGGCCTCACGGCTCGGGATTTCCAACATCGGATGTCAAATTGTTGCGCGAAGACGGGATTGCTGTCGCTTATGGATTACGATAACATGAATATTGAAATATTGAAATTGACGATACACACCCAGAATCAAGGAATTCGTGGCGCGGACTCTTCAATAGCTACCACTTTGACACCGGCTGACATACAATGCCCCAATATTTATTGATTCCGACATGACCACCAGCC encodes the following:
- a CDS encoding electron transport complex subunit E, whose product is MSETSTIIKNGFWNNNVVFAQLLGMCPLLGVTTSAINGIGMGVATMLVLVGSNVVVSMIRNYIPNDVRIPAYVIVIASFVTIIDLSMNAFFLDLHKVLGIFIPLIVVNCAILGRAEAFASKNNALDSAIDGIATGLGFTLALVLLGASRELLGSGKFFGMDVLGASYHPAIGFILPPGAFIVLGFILMSVRWLDQKRAKK
- the rsxG gene encoding electron transport complex subunit RsxG, which encodes MPDFFRMGLVLMVVGLVATALLAGTDAITREPIAEAKRQELLNGLRLVLPEGFDNEPDKDSMTVTDTRLEKKGRPVTIYRGRKGDADLGVAFTVIAPDGYSGDIEILMGIASGGTVTRIQVLSHKETPGLGDKITLTDWPDAFKGKTLTNTKWGVKKDGGDFDQFAGATITPRAVVGAVKRGLEYFKENEARLFARAASGEKAATENKP
- a CDS encoding RnfABCDGE type electron transport complex subunit D; this encodes MSSSNLMFTSSPHVHGGDSIPRIMESVIWALMPATALSVLVFGWPALLVILITTLSAMATEHLLIKMRVRPSTIGDRSAALTGLLLALTLPPHAPWWICVVGAVFAILLGKQVYGGLGQNMFNPALIARVFLLISFPVEMTTWPQPAGLFGDAALSFGNALALIFSGHLAPGEVLDAVSSATPLGQYRIEVSLGKTVQEALGGNYGFSYFNATGGLISGSLGETSAFLLALGGLYLLKKRIITWHIPVSMLAGCLIPAALFWMIDSGKYPDPLFHLVTGGLVLGVFFMATDMVTSPVTPLGQIVFGAGCGLLTYIIRTWGGYPEGVSFAIVIMNATVPLLDQYTRPVVYGKAKKNV
- the rsxC gene encoding electron transport complex subunit RsxC — its product is MGIAASVLKRFHGGIHPDGHKELSERCAIEPMPLPKRLVVPLHQHLGAPAEPVVKEGDKVFKGDLIGKASGFVSAAVHAPTSGTVIGIEERPVAHPSGLTMPCVVIESDGADAWNPELKGIDDPLAPLALDPAVIRDRIKNAGIVGLGGATFPSFIKMSPPRDKVVDLLLINAVECEPYLTCDARLMEERSQEVVEGIRIMLHALQTRACVIGIEANKPEAIEIMNKAVAGNSDIRVVTLPVMYPQGAEKQLIEVVTGRQVPSKGLPVDVGVIVHNVATAVAIRNALRLGRPLVQRIVTVTGHGIARPANLELLIGTSVDDVLAHCGGLKPDTVKVVMGGPMMGLALHQTNVPVVKGTSGILALLRHESSGKKEHACIRCGNCVAACPMNLVPCTMAWFAKTDQIELLPDVDLFDCIECGSCAYVCPANIPLVHYFRFGKISWQAKERENKKRELTKQRTRSREERLQREKEEKERKKEEMKAKMAAKKATGGTAKVAREEA
- the rsxB gene encoding electron transport complex subunit RsxB, whose translation is MIEAVLSMGGLALAAGLGLGFAAKKFHVEGDPKVDGLTALLPATNCGNCGFPGCRPYAEALASGDVTNVGLCSPGGIETMEKIAAMLGVATVEMEVDTGPRVAFIHEEACIGCTACIKVCPVDAIIGANKQSHTVVADMCTACKACVEPCPVDCIEMIPVPVTPSSWMWEKPVDRAVLH
- the rsxA gene encoding electron transport complex subunit RsxA: MTDFLLILISTVFVNNFVLTKFLGICPFLGVSKKVETAIGMTYSVIFVMTLASAISWAAEKMILAPLGLEYLRTICFILIIAALVQFTEMVIHKTSPVLYAALGIYLPLITTNCCVLGVAILNIQKEHSFLEASIYGAGAGMGFGLVLILFAGMRERIDLSDVPALLKGSPISLISAGLMSLAFMGFSGIVK
- the apbC gene encoding iron-sulfur cluster carrier protein ApbC; the protein is MPVVTEAQILDALKKVVDPDLRRDIVGLGFVKDLKIDSGRVSFKIELTTPACPAKERMRRQALDAVMEVANVSRVDIEMTARVRAAPRNSTPNLIPNVRNVIAIASGKGGVGKSTTAVNLALALAQTGATTGILDADIYGPSLPKMLKVEGRPDPEEGKKITPAEAYGLKVMSMGFFMDEDTPVVWRGPMVGMAVEQLLRDVDWGELDYLVIDLPPGTGDAQLTLTQKVPITGVVIVSTPQDVALADVKRGINMFRKVDTPVLGIVENMSYFLCPHCGHRSEIFSHGGARRQAEAFGMEFLGDIPLDGAIREDADSGIPIVIAHPDSPQTQKYREIAARIAAIIATLGFDGPAFPEIIVE
- a CDS encoding phasin family protein, which gives rise to MSDAQRIANHAVEKIANLTLETSSDLMSMRLGQLDLMRRVMTIPEVFDIQSSAMTSLGKTYLDHVQLSIEEVIETQIHLNDLVGHHIEEYSPLLRSMGMGRSKD
- the glgC gene encoding glucose-1-phosphate adenylyltransferase, yielding MPQHAKPHINDALRKTLALVLAGGRGTRLKDLTDNEAKPAVYFGGKYRLIDFPLSNCVNSGIRRVGVATQYRSHNLIQHVQRGWGFFRSELNEFIQVWPAQQSDTQSWYEGTADAVFQNLDLIDSQKADYILILGGDHIYKQDYSLMLEEHIQNDADISVACVETSLDAAREFGVMGVDASDRVITFTEKPTNPAPIPDKPDQALASMGIYIFNAKVLREQLLRDAELKDSSHDFGKDIIPFMVANGYNVHASRFSRSCVRESTDVENYWRDVGTVDAYWEANIDLTHVTPALNLYDPRWSIWTYQVQRPAAKFVFDDNDRRGMGLDAVVSSGCIVSGSTVRRSLLFSDVRVNSYGLVEDSVILPRADIGRRCTLKKVVVAKDCKIPDGLVVGLDPEEDAQWFHRTQGGICLITQPTLDKWLEQKKGR
- a CDS encoding alpha/beta hydrolase, with translation MSQPPLIDHPRIARVLFHPRDEQGYPSTTNAHELLFPVEKEVSLGGRLYRAGDGPGPLLLYWHGNGEIAADYEELSTFYTGMGIHFLVVDFRGYGQSTGIPGGTALLRDAVAVFDHLREIVGPLVGGLPAVFTMGRSMGSAAAIEIAFRRPEGIRGLILESAFAYTIDLIERLSGLSLQGANESQGFSSLEKMRSITTPTLLLHGRNDDLIPISDGQALFDACGATNKNMVPIPHAGHNDLMLHGLQTYFESIGRFIATIYTS